Below is a genomic region from Fusobacterium perfoetens.
TCAAGCAGTTAAAACTAGAGTTAAAAATGTAGCTAAAAAAGTTTTAGCAGCTATCGAAGCTGGAGATAAAGCAGTAGCTTTAGAAGCTTTATCAGTAGCTTACAAAGAATTCGACAAAGCAGTTACTAAAGGTGTTGC
It encodes:
- the rpsT gene encoding 30S ribosomal protein S20: MANNKSAKKRVLLNERNRVRNQAVKTRVKNVAKKVLAAIEAGDKAVALEALSVAYKEFDKAVTKGVAKKNTISRKKSRLAAKVNAL